A window of the Juglans microcarpa x Juglans regia isolate MS1-56 chromosome 5D, Jm3101_v1.0, whole genome shotgun sequence genome harbors these coding sequences:
- the LOC121264642 gene encoding non-specific lipid-transfer protein 1-like isoform X1 codes for MAGSLVLKLSGMVLLCMVVAAPVAEAVITCGQVASSVSSCLGYLTGKVGTVPPSCCNGVRSLNKAAATTPDRQAACECLKKTASSIPGLNPGLTAGLPGKCGVSIPYKISTSTNCKTVK; via the exons ATGGCTGGCTCCTTGGTCCTTAAGCTCTCAGGCATGGTGCTTCTGTGCATGGTGGTGGCTGCACCCGTTGCAGAGGCGGTCATAACATGTGGGCAGGTGGCTAGCAGCGTGTCGAGTTGCCTTGGGTACCTCACGGGTAAGGTTGGTACAGTCCCTCCAAGCTGCTGCAATGGGGTCAGGAGCCTCAACAAAGCGGCCGCTACCACACCTGACCGCCAGGCCGCCTGTGAGTGCCTGAAAAAGACCGCTAGTTCCATCCCCGGACTCAACCCTGGTCTTACTGCTGGCCTCCCTGGCAAATGTGGTGTCAGCATCCCTTACAAGATCAGCACCTCCACGAACTGCAAAAC TGTGAAATGA
- the LOC121264642 gene encoding non-specific lipid-transfer protein 1-like isoform X2 yields MAGSLVLKLSGMVLLCMVVAAPVAEAVITCGQVASSVSSCLGYLTGKVGTVPPSCCNGVRSLNKAAATTPDRQAACECLKKTASSIPGLNPGLTAGLPGKCGVSIPYKISTSTNCKTVK; encoded by the coding sequence ATGGCTGGCTCCTTGGTCCTTAAGCTCTCAGGCATGGTGCTTCTGTGCATGGTGGTGGCTGCACCCGTTGCAGAGGCGGTCATAACATGTGGGCAGGTGGCTAGCAGCGTGTCGAGTTGCCTTGGGTACCTCACGGGTAAGGTTGGTACAGTCCCTCCAAGCTGCTGCAATGGGGTCAGGAGCCTCAACAAAGCGGCCGCTACCACACCTGACCGCCAGGCCGCCTGTGAGTGCCTGAAAAAGACCGCTAGTTCCATCCCCGGACTCAACCCTGGTCTTACTGCTGGCCTCCCTGGCAAATGTGGTGTCAGCATCCCTTACAAGATCAGCACCTCCACGAACTGCAAAAC